From a single bacterium HR11 genomic region:
- a CDS encoding Zinc-type alcohol dehydrogenase-like protein, translated as MRAMFIRDFGGPEVFELRDIPRPEPGPGEVLVRVVASSVNPVDYKIRRSGRWAGVQPPAIIGYDVSGVVEAVGPGVRDFRVGDEVYYTPEIFGGRPGSYAEYHVAPESIVARKPRNLSHLEAAVVPLAGGTAWDALITRGGLRVGETVFIHGASGGVGHLAVQIAKAAGARVLATCRTESLAFVQGLGADRVIDYRKEDFVEVLRRETDGVGVDLVLDCVGGDAVVRALEVVRPHGRIVSIVSVRGDLGPAHVRNITVHFLFLERARYKLDALRTLIERGQLKPAIDTVFPLEEVARAHERLEAGGVRGKIALRVAGD; from the coding sequence ATGCGGGCGATGTTCATTCGGGACTTTGGCGGACCGGAAGTCTTCGAGCTTCGGGATATCCCCCGACCGGAGCCGGGACCCGGGGAAGTCCTCGTCCGGGTCGTCGCTTCCTCGGTGAATCCGGTCGACTACAAGATCCGGCGGTCGGGCCGGTGGGCCGGCGTGCAACCGCCGGCCATCATCGGCTACGACGTGTCGGGCGTCGTCGAGGCCGTGGGACCGGGCGTCCGGGACTTTCGGGTCGGCGATGAGGTCTACTACACGCCGGAAATCTTCGGGGGCCGGCCCGGGAGTTATGCCGAGTATCACGTGGCGCCCGAGTCTATCGTGGCCCGGAAGCCGCGCAACCTCTCCCATCTGGAGGCCGCCGTCGTACCCCTGGCCGGCGGCACGGCCTGGGACGCCCTGATCACCCGTGGGGGCCTCCGGGTCGGGGAGACGGTGTTCATCCACGGGGCTTCCGGGGGCGTCGGCCATCTGGCCGTGCAGATCGCCAAGGCCGCCGGGGCTCGGGTCTTGGCGACCTGTCGGACGGAGAGCCTCGCCTTCGTCCAGGGCTTGGGTGCCGACCGGGTCATCGACTATCGAAAGGAAGACTTCGTGGAGGTCCTCCGTCGCGAGACGGACGGCGTCGGGGTCGACCTGGTCCTGGACTGCGTCGGCGGGGACGCCGTCGTGCGGGCCCTGGAGGTCGTCCGGCCCCACGGCCGCATCGTGAGCATCGTGAGCGTGCGGGGCGACTTGGGACCGGCCCACGTCCGGAACATCACGGTCCACTTCCTGTTCCTCGAGCGGGCCCGTTACAAGCTGGACGCCCTGCGGACACTGATCGAGCGGGGTCAACTGAAGCCGGCCATCGACACCGTCTTCCCCCTCGAGGAGGTCGCCCGGGCCCACGAGCGTCTCGAGGCCGGCGGCGTCCGGGGGAAGATCGCCCTCCGGGTCGCCGGTGATTGA
- the hutH gene encoding Histidine ammonia-lyase gives MFRLGEDRMTLARLIDLLDGRDRPALSDERRRLLARRRQALLERMARGEVVYGVNTGFGRLKDQRIPEDRLRELQVRLVRSHAAGTGEPLPPTVVRAMLLLRAHTLALGHSAVRPELIEHLLGCFEVGLVPWVPAQGSVGASGDLAPLAHMVLALMGEGACWVDGRPHPAREVLSAHGITPLSLEPREGIALINGTTASTALLAVALHRAFENLALADLAGAMTLDAAQGSVHPMDPPVYETRPYPAFRVVARQVRVWLEGSEILEHHRACGKIQDNYSLRCMLQVHGTVLEALRFIQGVLETEMNSVTDNPVFLEDGTPVYNGNFHGAPVAMAADLLATVMTTLSAISERRVFHLMTPEMSGLPAFLTPEPGLNSGFMLLQVTAAALVSESKTLAHPASVDTIPTSGNQEDHVSMSLWAARKALQVVENTRRVLTIELMAAAQGIDLRRPLRSGPRIEAVLARFRQAVPFRAEDAVAAEDLARAEAWVEAQLRQPPLRDEVEAVMVRDAG, from the coding sequence ATGTTTCGTCTCGGTGAAGACCGGATGACGCTGGCCCGCCTGATCGACCTCCTGGACGGTCGGGACCGGCCCGCCCTGTCCGACGAACGCCGCCGACTCCTGGCGCGCCGCCGTCAGGCCCTGCTCGAACGCATGGCCCGGGGCGAGGTCGTCTACGGCGTCAACACCGGCTTCGGAAGGCTGAAGGACCAGCGCATCCCCGAGGACCGGCTTCGGGAGCTTCAGGTCCGCCTCGTCCGAAGCCATGCGGCCGGGACCGGCGAGCCCCTGCCCCCGACGGTCGTCCGGGCCATGCTCCTTCTCCGGGCCCACACGTTGGCCCTCGGCCACTCGGCCGTCCGGCCCGAGCTGATCGAGCATCTGCTGGGATGCTTCGAGGTCGGCCTCGTCCCCTGGGTCCCGGCCCAGGGCTCCGTCGGCGCGAGCGGTGACTTGGCACCCCTGGCCCACATGGTCTTGGCCCTGATGGGCGAGGGCGCCTGCTGGGTCGACGGCCGGCCCCATCCGGCCCGAGAGGTCCTGTCGGCGCACGGTATCACGCCGCTCTCCCTGGAACCCCGGGAGGGGATTGCCCTCATCAACGGGACGACGGCCTCGACGGCCTTACTCGCCGTGGCCCTTCACCGGGCCTTCGAGAATCTCGCCCTGGCCGACCTGGCCGGGGCGATGACCCTGGACGCCGCCCAGGGTTCGGTCCACCCGATGGACCCGCCCGTCTATGAGACCCGGCCCTACCCGGCCTTTCGGGTCGTCGCCCGTCAGGTCCGGGTCTGGCTCGAGGGCTCGGAAATCCTGGAACACCACCGGGCGTGCGGCAAAATCCAGGACAACTACAGCCTGCGCTGTATGCTCCAGGTCCATGGGACCGTCCTGGAGGCCCTCCGGTTCATTCAGGGGGTCCTGGAAACGGAAATGAACAGCGTCACGGACAATCCCGTCTTCCTGGAGGACGGGACGCCCGTCTACAACGGCAACTTCCACGGGGCCCCCGTCGCCATGGCGGCCGACCTGCTGGCGACCGTCATGACGACCCTGAGCGCCATCTCGGAACGTCGGGTCTTCCACTTGATGACGCCCGAGATGTCGGGCCTGCCGGCCTTTCTGACGCCCGAGCCGGGCCTGAACTCGGGCTTCATGCTCCTTCAGGTTACGGCGGCCGCCCTCGTCAGCGAAAGCAAGACCCTCGCCCATCCGGCGTCGGTCGACACGATCCCGACCTCCGGGAATCAGGAAGACCACGTCAGCATGAGCCTGTGGGCCGCCCGGAAGGCCCTCCAGGTCGTCGAGAACACCCGCCGCGTCCTGACCATCGAGCTGATGGCGGCCGCCCAGGGCATCGACCTCCGACGGCCCCTGCGCTCGGGTCCCCGCATCGAGGCCGTCCTGGCCCGTTTCCGGCAGGCCGTCCCCTTCCGGGCCGAGGACGCCGTCGCCGCTGAGGACCTGGCCCGGGCCGAGGCGTGGGTCGAGGCTCAGCTCCGTCAGCCCCCCCTGCGAGATGAAGTCGAGGCGGTCATGGTACGGGATGCAGGATAA
- the egtD gene encoding Histidine N-alpha-methyltransferase, translating to MTTVEGSDRFRLIEADSPEQARARFARDVRAGLTATPKYLPCRYFYDDEGCRLFQAICELPEYYLTRTELAILKARVGEILRQLPPAVVLVELGSGDARKTRVLIEALLQRQASLLYVPVDISRTALVESARDLLRAYPGLTVTAVAAEYDDGLPYIAEIAGGRAGAGRPPLLVLWLGSSIGNFDPPDAVAFLRRVRPIMTPADAFLVGMDLHKDRAVLEPAYDDAQGVTARFNRNLLARINRELGGRFDVRAFRHRAFYNEARRRIEMHLVSERDQRVAVEALGLEVAFTAGEAVHTENSYKYTFEDIDAITGAAGFRLAGQWLDERRYFSVNLLRPAG from the coding sequence ATGACGACGGTCGAAGGGTCGGACCGCTTCCGCCTGATCGAGGCGGATTCGCCCGAGCAGGCCCGGGCCCGCTTTGCCCGAGACGTCCGGGCCGGCCTGACGGCCACGCCGAAGTATCTTCCCTGCCGGTACTTCTACGACGACGAGGGTTGCCGCCTGTTTCAGGCCATCTGCGAGCTCCCGGAGTACTACCTGACCCGGACGGAACTGGCCATCCTGAAGGCCCGGGTCGGCGAGATCCTCCGACAGCTTCCCCCGGCGGTCGTCCTGGTCGAATTGGGCAGTGGGGACGCCCGAAAGACCCGGGTCCTCATCGAGGCCCTCCTCCAGCGGCAGGCGTCGCTCCTCTATGTGCCCGTCGACATCTCCCGGACGGCCCTGGTCGAGAGCGCCCGGGACCTCCTGCGGGCCTATCCCGGCCTCACGGTCACGGCCGTCGCCGCCGAATACGACGACGGCCTGCCCTACATCGCCGAGATAGCCGGCGGCCGTGCGGGGGCGGGCCGTCCGCCCCTGCTCGTCCTCTGGCTGGGCTCCAGCATCGGGAACTTTGACCCGCCGGACGCCGTCGCCTTCCTCCGCCGGGTCCGCCCGATCATGACGCCGGCGGACGCCTTCCTCGTCGGGATGGACCTTCACAAGGACCGGGCGGTCCTCGAGCCGGCTTACGACGACGCCCAGGGGGTCACGGCCCGCTTCAACCGCAACCTGCTGGCCCGCATCAATCGGGAGCTCGGGGGCCGCTTCGACGTGAGGGCCTTTCGGCATCGGGCCTTTTACAACGAGGCCCGGCGGCGCATCGAGATGCACCTCGTCAGCGAGCGGGACCAGCGGGTCGCCGTCGAGGCCCTGGGCCTGGAAGTCGCCTTCACGGCGGGCGAGGCCGTCCATACGGAAAATTCGTACAAGTACACCTTTGAAGACATCGACGCCATCACGGGCGCCGCCGGGTTTCGCTTGGCGGGTCAGTGGCTGGATGAACGCCGGTACTTCAGCGTGAATCTCCTCCGACCGGCCGGGTGA
- the egtB gene encoding Hercynine oxygenase, whose protein sequence is MATVERPAVEIPISPERLAEWVVEARRCTIELVADLTHEQLIGPRLDIVNPLLWEIGHVAWFQERWVLRHVCGLKPVRPDADDLYDSIAIPHELRWDLPLPSFDETLAYIEAVRDRVVEQLHRGTPSETLKYFVLYTIFHEDMHDEAFTYTRQTLGYPPPRLSVVGPAPRVPDGGPLPGDVEVPGGEFWLGATPDEPFVFDNEKWAHPVRVEPFQIARAPVTQAEFLAFVEDGGYERSEFWSEAGWRWRQAADARHPVYWRKERNGVWLRRHFDAWVPLEPHRPVLHVNWYEAEAYCRWARRRLPTEAEWELAASAEPTSDGRGITTRKRRFPWGDDPPDSTRANMDWQAMGCIDVGALPAGDSAFGCRQMIGNVWEWTADDFLPYPGFVPDPYREYSLPWFRTHKVLRGGCWATRRRLIRNTWRNFYEPHRRDVWAGFRTCARDAG, encoded by the coding sequence ATGGCGACGGTCGAGCGGCCTGCCGTAGAAATCCCGATATCTCCCGAACGGCTGGCCGAATGGGTCGTCGAGGCCCGGCGGTGTACCATCGAGCTGGTCGCCGACCTGACGCACGAGCAACTCATCGGGCCCCGCCTCGACATCGTGAATCCCCTCCTGTGGGAGATCGGGCATGTCGCCTGGTTCCAGGAGCGGTGGGTCCTCCGGCACGTGTGCGGCTTAAAGCCCGTCCGACCCGATGCCGACGACCTTTACGACTCGATCGCCATCCCCCACGAGCTCCGGTGGGACCTGCCCCTGCCGTCTTTCGACGAGACCCTGGCGTACATCGAGGCCGTCCGGGACCGGGTCGTCGAGCAACTCCACCGGGGCACGCCCAGCGAGACCCTGAAGTACTTCGTCCTCTACACGATCTTCCACGAAGACATGCACGACGAGGCCTTCACCTATACGAGGCAGACGCTGGGCTATCCGCCGCCCCGCCTTTCGGTCGTCGGCCCGGCCCCCCGGGTCCCCGACGGCGGCCCCCTCCCCGGCGACGTCGAGGTCCCGGGCGGGGAGTTCTGGCTCGGGGCCACGCCGGACGAGCCGTTTGTATTCGACAACGAGAAGTGGGCGCATCCCGTGCGGGTCGAGCCCTTCCAGATCGCCCGGGCGCCGGTGACGCAGGCCGAGTTTCTGGCCTTCGTCGAGGACGGCGGCTACGAGCGGTCCGAATTCTGGAGCGAGGCCGGCTGGCGGTGGCGGCAGGCGGCCGACGCCCGTCATCCGGTCTACTGGCGGAAGGAGCGGAACGGCGTCTGGCTCCGACGGCACTTCGACGCCTGGGTCCCCTTAGAGCCGCACAGGCCCGTCCTTCACGTGAACTGGTACGAGGCGGAAGCTTACTGCCGATGGGCCCGCCGGCGTCTTCCCACGGAGGCCGAATGGGAGCTGGCGGCCTCGGCCGAGCCGACGTCCGACGGCCGGGGCATCACGACCCGCAAGCGGCGCTTTCCCTGGGGCGATGACCCGCCGGACTCGACCCGGGCCAACATGGACTGGCAGGCGATGGGTTGTATCGACGTGGGCGCCCTGCCGGCGGGGGACAGCGCCTTTGGGTGCCGCCAGATGATCGGCAACGTCTGGGAGTGGACGGCCGACGACTTTCTCCCGTACCCGGGCTTCGTCCCGGACCCCTACCGGGAGTACTCCCTGCCGTGGTTCCGAACCCATAAGGTCCTGCGAGGCGGATGCTGGGCCACTCGGCGCCGACTGATCCGCAACACGTGGCGGAACTTCTACGAGCCCCATCGGCGGGACGTCTGGGCGGGATTCCGGACGTGCGCGAGGGATGCGGGATAG